The following proteins are encoded in a genomic region of Nicotiana sylvestris chromosome 4, ASM39365v2, whole genome shotgun sequence:
- the LOC138890331 gene encoding uncharacterized protein, giving the protein MMQQVIGSNAKINEKVDAHDATIKNIEVQLGQISMSLNNHPQGTLPADTQINPKDQGPKQLMAVSLRNGRDLDTEQERARENIQAETFFPVPIELDESTILTKVTVQPAQEEKNIQQETEKVADPVEEPVVEIEYDKEKSQVIEKKRPPATFPQRLAKHQKEEQYKKFFEMLKQIQTCSAMVTRPIAEKLSDPGSFTIPCIIENFAFAKVLCDLGASINLMPLAIYKRLGIGRARPTSMLLQLADRTVKRPFDFVILDCKVDEDIPIILGRPFLATGRAPIDCETGELKMRLNMRK; this is encoded by the exons ATGATGCAACAGGTTATTGGGTCcaatgcaaaaataaatgaaaaagtagatgcacatgatgcaacaATCAAAAATATTGAAGTGCAATTGGGCCAAATTTCAATGTCTCTGAACAATCATCCTCAGGGGACATTACCTGCAGACACCCAGATTAATCCAAAAGATCAGGGCCCAAAGCAGCTGATGGCGGTGAGTCTCCGTAATGGCAGGGATCTAGATACAGAACAAGAGAGAGCTCGAGAAAATATACAAGCTGAGACATTCTttccagtgcccattgagctggatgagtcTACGATACTGACAAAAGTGACAGTCCAGCCTGCTCAGGAAGAAAAGAACATTCAACAGGAGACCGAGAAAGTAGCTGATCCAGTTGAAGAGCCAGTAGTTGAAATAGAATATGATAAAGAGAAGTCCCAAGTGATTGAgaagaagagacctcctgcaACCTTTCCACAGAGGCTGGCCAAGCATCAAAAAGAGGAGCAGTATAAAAAGTTCTTTGAAATGctcaaacaaatccag ACCTGTAGTGCAATGGTGACGAGACCTATTGCTGAAAAGCTGTCTGATCCAGGtagctttacaattccatgcatTATTGAGAATTTCGCCTTTGCTAAGGTGCTCTGTGATTTAGGGGCCAGcattaatcttatgcccctggctatctataagaggttgggcattgggagagctagacccacctccaTGTTGCTGCAGCTGGCCGACAGGACTGTGAAGCGTCCATTCG attttgtgatcttggattgcaaAGTGGATGAAGATATTCCTATAATcttaggaagaccattcttggccacgGGGAGAGCTCCGATTGACTGTGAGACTGGGGAGCTCAAAATGAGACTCAATATGAGGAAATAA